A single genomic interval of Myxocyprinus asiaticus isolate MX2 ecotype Aquarium Trade chromosome 19, UBuf_Myxa_2, whole genome shotgun sequence harbors:
- the LOC127410411 gene encoding inosine triphosphate pyrophosphatase: MAVQTGRAVVFVTGNVKKLEEVVQILGDKFPYNLISKKIDLPEYQGEPDEISIQKCQEAARQVDGPVLVEDTCLCFKALEGLPGPYIKWFLDKLKPEGLYKLLAGFEDKSAWALCTFAFCAGKEEPVQLFRGITEGCIVEPRGPRDFGWDPCFQPDGYEKTYAELPKEVKNSISHRYRALAALSEHFSKLNEAPETKRTKHD; the protein is encoded by the exons ATGGCAGTACAGACTGGGAGAGCTGTGGTATTTGTGACCGGCAACGTGAAAAAATTGGAAGAG GTAGTTCAGATCCTTGGTGACAAATTTCCCTACAATCTCATTTCCAAGAAGATTGATT TGCCTGAATATCAGGGGGAACCAGATGaaatttccatacagaaatgtcaaGAAGCAGCGAGGCAG GTGGATGGGCCAGTGCTGGTAGAAGACACCTGTCTGTGTTTCAAGGCACTAGAAGGACTACCCGGACCTTACAT AAAATGGTTCCTGGATAAACTGAAGCCAGAGG GACTGTATAAATTATTGGCAGGTTTTGAGGATAAATCAGCCTGGGCGCTGTGTACATTTGCATTCTGTGCTGGAAAAGAGGAGCCAGTTCAGCTGTTCAGAGGAATTACTGAG GGCTGTATTGTTGAACCAAGGGGCCCAAGAGATTTTGGGTGGGATCCCTGTTTTCAGCCTGATGGTTATGAAAAAAC GTATGCTGAGCTCCCTAAAGAAGTGAAAAACAGCATCTCCCATCGGTACCGCGCCTTGGCAGCCTTGTCAGAACACTTCTCCAAGCTTAACGAAGCACCAGAGACCAAGCGCACAAAACACGACTGA